The Nostoc flagelliforme CCNUN1 genome includes a window with the following:
- a CDS encoding transposase — protein MDWLSQQLGSDYAILQVDQAPAHTSSAICWQEFIIPLFQPPSAPELNPIERLWQLLKKPLKNQLFSSLQALRVGVARRRHRIQEIFDQLTFEQVISVSSYNFILEALFYAASH, from the coding sequence TTGGACTGGCTATCTCAACAATTAGGTTCGGATTACGCTATTTTACAGGTTGACCAAGCACCCGCTCATACCAGTTCAGCAATTTGTTGGCAAGAATTTATCATTCCTCTGTTTCAACCACCATCAGCCCCTGAACTCAATCCCATTGAAAGGCTTTGGCAACTCCTCAAAAAACCACTCAAAAATCAACTTTTTTCTTCTTTACAAGCTTTACGCGTAGGCGTAGCCCGCCGTAGGCATCGCATCCAAGAAATATTCGACCAACTTACATTTGAGCAGGTAATTTCTGTTTCTTCTTACAACTTTATTTTGGAAGCTCTTTTCTATGCAGCTTCACATTAA
- a CDS encoding IS630 family transposase, whose amino-acid sequence MHASEKYTERVQKLRAEYWTTIGEVNLADLVFIDEAGVNIAMTRRFARSPQGTRAYGDRPDGRGKNVTMIGAMSTEGIIAAMTFTGGTNRSAFETYVTQVLVPNLWPGATVVMDNFSSHKVTGIKEAIEAVGARLVYLSPYSPDFSPIENCWSKVKEFLRSQAARTYEELDQAITNALDTVTKKDIIGWFTHCCYYIAPN is encoded by the coding sequence TTGCACGCCAGCGAAAAATATACCGAACGGGTGCAAAAATTAAGGGCAGAGTATTGGACAACTATTGGAGAAGTCAACTTAGCAGACTTAGTATTTATTGATGAAGCTGGAGTTAACATCGCCATGACTAGACGCTTCGCTCGTTCGCCCCAAGGTACTCGCGCTTATGGCGATCGTCCTGACGGGCGCGGAAAAAATGTAACGATGATTGGGGCTATGTCAACAGAAGGAATCATTGCCGCGATGACTTTTACTGGTGGTACTAATAGGTCAGCATTTGAAACCTATGTTACTCAAGTTTTGGTTCCAAATCTTTGGCCTGGGGCAACTGTTGTAATGGATAATTTCAGTTCTCACAAAGTTACGGGTATAAAGGAAGCCATTGAAGCCGTTGGTGCAAGGTTAGTGTACTTGTCTCCTTATTCTCCTGATTTTTCGCCGATTGAAAACTGTTGGTCGAAAGTGAAAGAGTTTTTGCGATCGCAAGCTGCTAGAACCTACGAAGAGTTAGATCAAGCCATCACAAATGCCTTAGATACAGTGACTAAAAAAGACATTATTGGATGGTTC